Proteins from a genomic interval of Psychrobacter fulvigenes:
- a CDS encoding tyrosine-type recombinase/integrase, with the protein MSKNSLSGIDKRKEEREKKLVRAKNKALKIALSHIRVDEIANKPNPQVEFTKKWNKFDQSLKSTKNFHNHMFYGKSYNYALQEIQKKLEGHDLDISFPKYIVFEQRPKLFRNSNWFQEAKKVRAFYQVWMSSFENNKKINLYDIFLSLVFHNAVLQAPLLEFIIEKLVAGDLTIQSIYSLPFVRANFNKGGYSTNLRSNKIRDEKYTSQNVFLSPVSATLLRSYRLDDISLINNFLKPDGSIDIKVFYQKLIDHQKLYQILPNNLEDFLRASVYVCENHKNFNLPEYHLYLLLGDKKTYSLPVDNWQCILYERPKPSDIDILEEFDTHQQHKTNSLHNEHKQLALQISRLFKPENDKKDKKILGSVFDKRLKANLVLLKQEKAPINEIALLTWFVHKRISNQPSSIQTYSNNITNRWLALTYGQNIDDFDEADFESLYAEIIGLSRTTSAKNETAKLLGDFHEHLVNVYGAEPVEPLSAGTVAHVKAGYISETMFQAILYACKNLNINKEKKDAIYTALILGQRFGMRIGEIAKLKLTEISGTVEDLEVRNNIYGDNKTSSALRSLPIDLLLSPEELRFLTALYHRRVEEKGQTLIADASGQTVFKNQLSQMVSGLIKKVTGLSYLTAHNLRHSCLSNIQLLHFLYDSETLNNTAAHESLKDLLPYEKADAWNIYYKLFGSRKSISNYIIAGVAGHSEPSVSFNNYIHFTDVQVGLQLWNIDYQLSENQKSYLLQLPRRKQGFADKEVYEYLLKKLKVEPLPRFEGKSKKYPSNYKEVEREFGFNEVAKILRSYYIHDDFQQLLKLYDVSNDEFKKWHYRAKHLKESSEYQTKFGGSRLFSSEQKHLLVPSYNLIAEDQKVMEEMESNFKRLYLSKKHKEGLDWFIRYTLQNCEYTQNQIRFKDIEDFDQFLNCIINLLPKLLIHINIRNLESCTDKRLLNKWKKRINKLPESNVHYDLSKDKKEIKYTKKVKASIGIASSKEKYYKGSSKIHYNRILQVFCFYNFILLSDI; encoded by the coding sequence GTGTCAAAGAATAGTCTTTCAGGTATTGATAAACGAAAAGAAGAGCGGGAAAAAAAACTAGTAAGAGCAAAAAACAAAGCTCTTAAAATAGCTTTGAGTCATATTAGAGTTGATGAGATCGCTAATAAGCCTAATCCACAAGTAGAGTTCACCAAAAAGTGGAACAAATTTGATCAATCGCTCAAGTCAACAAAAAACTTTCACAATCATATGTTCTATGGTAAGAGCTATAATTACGCTCTTCAAGAGATTCAAAAAAAACTTGAAGGTCACGATTTAGATATCAGTTTCCCTAAGTATATTGTCTTTGAACAGCGTCCAAAACTTTTTAGAAATAGCAACTGGTTTCAAGAAGCAAAAAAGGTGAGAGCTTTCTATCAGGTGTGGATGAGTAGTTTTGAGAATAATAAAAAAATTAATCTTTACGACATTTTTCTATCTCTAGTGTTTCACAATGCCGTATTACAAGCTCCTTTGCTTGAATTCATTATTGAAAAATTAGTTGCTGGAGATCTAACGATTCAAAGCATTTATAGCCTACCCTTTGTTAGAGCTAATTTTAATAAAGGAGGCTATAGCACTAATCTCAGGAGCAATAAGATAAGAGATGAAAAGTACACTTCACAAAATGTATTTCTGTCGCCCGTTTCAGCCACTTTATTGCGATCGTATAGACTAGACGATATTTCACTAATAAATAATTTCTTAAAACCTGACGGTTCTATAGACATCAAGGTGTTCTATCAAAAATTAATTGATCATCAAAAACTGTATCAAATATTACCTAATAACTTAGAAGACTTTTTGAGAGCTAGCGTTTATGTCTGTGAAAATCACAAAAATTTCAACTTGCCAGAATATCATTTGTACTTATTATTAGGCGATAAAAAGACGTATTCCTTACCGGTTGATAATTGGCAATGTATATTATATGAACGACCAAAACCATCTGATATAGACATCTTAGAAGAGTTCGATACCCATCAACAGCATAAAACGAATTCTTTACATAATGAACATAAACAGTTGGCATTACAGATTTCTAGACTGTTCAAACCTGAGAATGACAAGAAGGATAAAAAAATATTAGGAAGCGTATTTGATAAAAGGTTGAAAGCGAATTTAGTACTATTAAAGCAAGAAAAAGCTCCTATTAATGAAATCGCACTGCTTACCTGGTTTGTTCATAAGCGAATATCCAATCAACCAAGTAGTATTCAAACCTATAGCAACAACATTACGAATAGATGGCTAGCGTTAACTTATGGACAGAACATAGACGATTTTGATGAAGCTGATTTTGAATCTCTTTATGCCGAAATTATAGGATTGAGTCGTACTACATCAGCAAAAAATGAAACTGCTAAATTGCTAGGCGATTTTCATGAGCATTTAGTCAATGTTTATGGGGCAGAGCCAGTTGAACCATTGTCAGCTGGAACCGTAGCTCATGTAAAAGCAGGATATATATCAGAAACTATGTTTCAAGCAATTCTCTATGCATGCAAAAACCTAAATATTAATAAAGAGAAAAAAGATGCTATTTATACTGCTTTAATTCTTGGCCAACGATTTGGCATGAGAATAGGAGAGATAGCCAAGCTTAAGCTCACAGAAATATCAGGAACAGTTGAAGACCTTGAGGTTCGTAATAATATTTATGGTGATAATAAAACATCCTCTGCTTTGCGTAGTTTACCTATAGATCTGTTGCTATCACCAGAAGAACTAAGATTTTTAACTGCCTTGTACCATAGACGTGTTGAGGAAAAAGGACAAACATTGATTGCTGACGCTAGTGGGCAAACAGTCTTTAAGAATCAATTATCACAGATGGTCTCAGGATTAATAAAAAAAGTAACTGGCTTGTCATATTTGACAGCTCATAACCTTAGGCACAGCTGCCTATCTAACATTCAGTTACTGCATTTTTTGTATGATTCAGAAACTTTAAATAATACAGCAGCACATGAAAGCTTGAAGGACTTACTACCTTATGAAAAAGCAGATGCATGGAATATTTATTACAAACTATTTGGATCAAGGAAATCTATTAGCAACTACATAATCGCAGGTGTTGCTGGTCATAGTGAACCTAGTGTTAGCTTTAATAACTATATTCATTTCACTGATGTTCAAGTTGGACTCCAGTTGTGGAATATTGATTATCAGTTAAGCGAAAACCAGAAAAGTTATTTACTTCAACTACCTAGACGTAAGCAAGGATTTGCAGACAAGGAAGTTTATGAGTATTTACTTAAAAAGCTAAAAGTTGAGCCATTACCAAGATTTGAAGGTAAATCAAAAAAATACCCATCTAATTACAAAGAGGTTGAGCGCGAATTTGGTTTTAATGAAGTTGCTAAAATATTGCGTAGTTATTACATACATGATGATTTTCAACAATTACTAAAACTATATGATGTGTCCAATGATGAATTTAAAAAATGGCATTATAGGGCAAAACACTTAAAAGAAAGTTCGGAATATCAAACTAAGTTCGGTGGTTCAAGGCTGTTTTCATCAGAACAAAAACACCTGCTTGTTCCATCCTACAATTTAATCGCAGAAGATCAGAAAGTAATGGAGGAGATGGAGAGTAACTTTAAAAGACTATATTTATCAAAAAAACATAAAGAAGGTCTAGATTGGTTTATTCGCTATACACTACAAAATTGTGAGTACACTCAAAATCAAATTAGGTTTAAAGATATTGAAGATTTTGATCAATTTTTAAACTGCATAATTAATCTTTTGCCTAAATTATTAATCCATATAAATATTCGCAATTTAGAAAGTTGTACTGATAAAAGATTGTTGAATAAATGGAAAAAACGAATTAATAAGTTGCCAGAATCTAACGTACACTATGACTTATCTAAGGATAAAAAAGAAATAAAATACACTAAGAAAGTGAAAGCTAGTATAGGCATTGCTAGTTCCAAAGAAAAATATTACAAAGGTAGTAGCAAAATACACTATAACCGAATATTGCAAGTCTTTTGTTTCTATAACTTCATACTTCTAAGTGATATTTAA
- a CDS encoding Arm DNA-binding domain-containing protein: MASINSRNGNLYVDFRYIGQRCREQTLLADTKPNRKRLENFVSKMEADIQLGSFRYENYFPQSKKLEQFQSLELMRSTNSHKDSSSGFDSFSKVWLEEKKPEWRDSQISNVEDIFRIYLIPHFSNLPLNTISKAKIMTFRGKLVKDGNNGRTLSASRINHIMTPLRMVLTEASERFDFDSPWKNIKPLSEPKSNVSPFTLEEVMLIINNVRADYKPYYIVRFFTGMRTGEIDGLPWKNIDFERRQIIVDQAVVNGVIGETKTSGSNRIIQMNQLVYDALVGQQKLTKHQSEFVFCTKAGTPLNHRNVTKRVWYPLLRYLELDKRNPYQSRHTAATLWLAAGESPEWIAAQMGHSNTKMLFTVYSRYVPNLTRQDGSALDKLLVARGILQNI, translated from the coding sequence ATGGCGAGTATCAATAGCCGTAATGGCAACCTGTATGTAGATTTTCGATACATAGGTCAACGTTGTAGAGAGCAAACCTTACTGGCAGACACTAAGCCTAATCGAAAGCGTCTAGAAAATTTCGTTAGCAAAATGGAAGCAGACATTCAATTAGGTAGTTTTCGATATGAAAACTATTTTCCGCAAAGTAAAAAGCTTGAGCAGTTTCAAAGCTTAGAGCTTATGAGGTCAACGAATAGTCATAAGGACTCAAGCTCAGGCTTTGATAGTTTTAGCAAAGTTTGGTTAGAGGAAAAAAAGCCGGAATGGCGGGACTCTCAAATAAGTAATGTGGAAGATATATTTAGAATTTACCTAATTCCTCATTTTAGCAATTTACCGCTAAATACCATTAGCAAAGCCAAAATCATGACTTTTCGAGGCAAGTTAGTCAAAGATGGTAATAACGGACGAACTTTATCAGCGTCTCGCATTAATCATATCATGACGCCATTACGTATGGTGCTGACCGAAGCCTCTGAGCGTTTTGATTTTGACAGCCCTTGGAAGAATATAAAACCACTCAGTGAGCCTAAAAGTAATGTCAGTCCTTTTACTCTAGAAGAGGTCATGCTGATTATCAATAACGTGAGAGCAGATTATAAGCCTTACTATATCGTACGATTTTTTACAGGTATGCGTACAGGTGAGATTGATGGCTTGCCTTGGAAAAATATAGATTTTGAGCGCCGACAAATCATCGTTGATCAAGCAGTCGTTAATGGTGTAATAGGCGAAACTAAAACCTCAGGTTCGAATCGTATCATTCAGATGAACCAACTGGTTTATGATGCATTAGTTGGTCAGCAGAAACTAACTAAACATCAAAGTGAGTTTGTGTTCTGTACAAAAGCGGGTACCCCTTTAAATCATCGTAATGTGACAAAGAGAGTTTGGTATCCGTTACTACGATATTTAGAGCTTGATAAGCGAAATCCTTACCAAAGTAGACATACCGCTGCAACTCTTTGGCTTGCTGCTGGTGAGTCGCCTGAATGGATTGCTGCGCAAATGGGTCATAGCAACACAAAAATGCTATTCACAGTGTATTCTCGATATGTGCCAAACCTAACTCGTCAAGACGGAAGTGCTTTAGATAAATTATTGGTAGCACGAGGAATATTACAAAACATATGA
- a CDS encoding helix-turn-helix domain-containing protein, which translates to MVKCNLSRIMGEKRLKIADVSRDTDVNRGTITRMYNEEATRVDLEVVEKLCLYLDIEVGDLYEIVKEEE; encoded by the coding sequence ATGGTGAAGTGTAATTTATCTAGAATTATGGGTGAGAAAAGGCTAAAGATTGCTGATGTATCTAGAGATACTGATGTGAACAGAGGCACAATCACACGTATGTATAACGAAGAAGCCACTAGAGTGGATCTAGAAGTTGTAGAAAAGCTATGTTTATATTTGGATATTGAAGTGGGCGATCTTTATGAGATAGTTAAGGAAGAAGAATAA
- a CDS encoding IS256 family transposase: protein MIKSYFTTGIAFRLALRASVSQTLADPRSYAKGQTTTEIVESIKELYDVDISSSLVSRVTDNIIDDITAWQHRPLSSVYPIVYLDCIVVKVRQDKQIINKAIYLALGVGLDGRKELLGMWLSENEGAKFWLGVLTELQNRGVQDILIACVDGLKGFPDAINTVYPNAQVQLCIVHMVRYSMKFVPWTDKKAIATDLKAIYGADTLEIAEANLEHFDEVWGDKYPHVIKSWRNNWEGLTVFFGYPKDIRKAIYTTNAIESLNSVIRTAVNKRKVFPSDQAAFKVVYLATQQASKKWSMPIRNWTSALNRFMIMFDDRISRHLI, encoded by the coding sequence ATGATAAAATCATATTTCACTACAGGCATAGCCTTCCGTCTTGCGCTTCGGGCAAGTGTCTCCCAGACACTTGCTGATCCTCGCTCATACGCCAAAGGTCAAACCACCACCGAGATTGTAGAGAGCATTAAAGAGCTCTACGATGTCGATATCTCAAGCTCTCTTGTCTCAAGAGTCACTGACAATATTATTGACGATATCACCGCTTGGCAGCACCGGCCATTGAGCAGTGTTTATCCTATCGTCTACTTAGACTGCATCGTCGTCAAAGTACGTCAAGATAAGCAGATTATCAACAAGGCAATCTATCTGGCGCTAGGCGTGGGACTTGATGGTAGAAAAGAGCTGCTTGGCATGTGGCTATCAGAGAATGAAGGCGCTAAGTTCTGGCTTGGCGTTCTCACTGAACTACAAAACCGCGGGGTACAAGATATCCTAATCGCTTGTGTCGACGGTCTAAAGGGCTTTCCTGATGCCATCAATACGGTTTACCCCAACGCTCAGGTTCAGCTGTGTATCGTGCACATGGTACGCTATTCAATGAAGTTTGTACCTTGGACAGATAAGAAGGCAATAGCGACTGATTTAAAGGCCATCTACGGCGCTGATACGCTTGAGATAGCAGAGGCCAATCTTGAACACTTTGATGAGGTGTGGGGCGATAAGTATCCGCATGTCATCAAGTCTTGGCGTAATAACTGGGAGGGCTTAACGGTGTTCTTTGGCTACCCTAAAGACATTAGAAAAGCCATATATACCACCAATGCTATTGAGTCGCTAAACAGCGTGATTCGTACGGCGGTGAATAAGCGTAAGGTATTTCCCTCTGATCAGGCAGCGTTTAAAGTGGTATATCTAGCAACACAGCAGGCATCCAAGAAGTGGTCGATGCCGATTCGTAACTGGACGTCTGCTCTTAATCGCTTTATGATTATGTTTGATGATCGTATAAGCAGGCATTTAATCTAA
- the avs4 gene encoding AVAST type 4 anti-phage nuclease Avs4: protein MNWNKFAIKNENKEQWAFEQMAYLLFCSEFNNNVGLFRYKNQTGIETEPLEKDGVVYGFSAKYYEVSISDRKKEIIEAITKAKSKNPEIDVVYFYINQELSESSLKDRKKASYEVEINEACKKLGVSLEWRVPSHFELQLVLPKHKYIQDLFFSLDPTLDKLRDSVFAHNTSILNAIRTKISVNQQQIKIERQNYISEIEELTSGNKHIILSGEGGSGKTAILKEFYQQHSFNIPICIFKATELNVNHFSDLFRFEHNFSSADFFSTYENETTKLFIIDSAEKLADLSNQNILHDLVNSLTTYGWTIVFTTRISYLDDLNFHINESYQLQCEILEVELLSGERLIEISDEFGIVLPNNDIFKDRLRNLFYLNEYISHYQSTEAISDFASFIDLLWKKRIQNSLVKRDNIHIKRGRCLEGIAKQRADTNRFYITGDSLPQDALYQLKADDILGYDEQHDGYFITHDIYEEWALNHIINKTYQNHVNIEDFFSELGNSLAIRRAFRLWLSQKLIEEDTDIKRFINNVFVSDITQFWKDELLVSVLLSEYSFEFFKIYENELIANNFFILKRIIFLLQVAYKDVVSLLQNTRPKGKGWQATIDFIYKHQLDFFESNRNRVLPILLDWCQSNPRGETTRLAGLLAVSILKKTEQGEHIYSRNEDNNIYKVVFASCREIEDEIKEIFDKVIEHVWVEHNDPYQDFCVTILNKCYLAIPLIQLLPKSVIELCEIFWIVKKDDDFYRSLKYNPDMETRYGIKDSHDFKYYPASAHQTPIYWLLNTKDYSNAIDFIIRFTNYAVANYAQSELGREDVAKVKIYTQDKEISQYHSFALWTMYRGHGSPVTPYLLQSIHMALEKFLIQISNDENIDDYIVRVLLLRILNTAESTSITAIVASIVLAHFNTFNDIALMLFKTIDLFHTDTMRCRTEYRVKSISSTGYGFNLDLKNILYRDERLKTCEDKHRNSNLEHLCLHYQFYGVKSFSEGQNSDFIENILKIIDQHKSELSDGDETTGILLARMDRRNLVPEVIEEEEQTKVAFTPKLTEKQKRISETAQVEYNERFKYTSLDLWSNSSNDEEYESSKKYKGNALLALNDTKSLLKELESTSDATFIQLNRNIAFHSCSKLIIEYSHLLPKSDKDLCKKVIEAGIKRLFLDNYGYQVGDGMEACIQVLPYLIDEYAGDSDDLILILIMIMFDKHWLGTYKTVCEHAIEAVHQKNVWEKNPEIASNIFNGFIRLKPIYDEALKVLESNNEQYSLELDKKQEILKKFLELCEAKKVLDEPLDKIVIDASQLSLFGIADLETVYLLLPNDTTSQNHLNILASTLPTIVELLLKNRRDINNIHNLYKIRLNILEKISTIIVHQKNKDIIDSLLQPFLSYLKKSEETEQLIEWFVRAEDIFYQPASFWHIWRVFYPEIIKLYPQTSYNRDYDNLIINYLLAWGSWKQNTKEWRSLKENNLWLYSSISKDLGYRPSVLYSIARGPYSVASNFQDQGIDWISSITSNNYDLKLGDVESDTLFNLENYLRQYLFLNRQRIKQDVRLKTKIINILDFMVERGSVHGYLLRESVL from the coding sequence ATGAACTGGAATAAGTTTGCCATCAAAAATGAAAATAAGGAACAATGGGCGTTCGAGCAGATGGCTTATTTATTATTTTGCTCAGAGTTTAACAATAATGTTGGATTATTCAGATATAAAAACCAAACAGGAATTGAAACTGAGCCGCTTGAGAAAGATGGCGTAGTTTATGGTTTCTCAGCTAAATACTACGAAGTATCTATTAGTGATAGAAAAAAAGAAATTATTGAGGCTATTACAAAAGCCAAAAGTAAGAACCCTGAAATAGACGTTGTTTATTTTTATATCAATCAGGAGCTATCTGAAAGCTCTCTAAAAGACAGAAAGAAAGCTAGCTATGAAGTCGAAATAAATGAAGCTTGTAAAAAGCTTGGCGTCTCACTTGAATGGCGTGTACCTAGTCATTTTGAACTTCAACTAGTTTTACCAAAGCATAAGTATATTCAAGACCTGTTTTTTAGCTTAGATCCAACTTTAGATAAGTTGCGCGACAGTGTTTTTGCTCATAACACTAGTATCTTAAACGCTATTCGTACCAAAATCAGCGTAAATCAGCAACAGATAAAAATTGAGCGTCAAAATTATATTTCAGAAATTGAAGAGCTTACGAGTGGGAACAAGCATATTATCTTGTCTGGCGAGGGTGGTAGTGGTAAAACGGCTATTCTTAAAGAGTTCTATCAGCAGCATTCCTTCAATATCCCTATATGTATATTCAAAGCCACAGAGTTAAACGTTAATCATTTTAGTGATTTATTTCGCTTTGAACATAACTTTTCATCTGCTGACTTCTTCAGTACCTACGAAAATGAAACTACTAAATTATTTATAATTGATTCCGCAGAAAAGCTAGCCGACTTAAGCAATCAAAATATATTGCATGATTTAGTCAACAGTCTTACAACATATGGTTGGACAATAGTTTTCACTACGAGAATCTCATATTTAGACGACTTAAATTTTCATATAAATGAAAGTTACCAGCTACAATGTGAGATTTTAGAAGTTGAGTTATTGTCAGGCGAAAGGTTGATTGAAATATCTGATGAATTTGGAATCGTTCTACCTAATAATGACATCTTTAAGGATAGGCTGAGAAATTTATTTTATCTTAACGAGTATATTAGTCATTATCAGAGTACAGAAGCTATTAGTGATTTTGCTAGTTTTATAGACTTACTTTGGAAAAAGAGAATTCAAAATAGTCTCGTCAAAAGGGATAATATACATATTAAGAGAGGTCGATGTTTAGAAGGAATTGCAAAGCAACGTGCTGACACTAATCGTTTCTATATTACTGGTGACAGCCTTCCTCAGGATGCACTATACCAACTAAAAGCAGATGACATTTTAGGCTATGATGAACAACACGACGGATATTTCATTACTCATGATATATACGAAGAGTGGGCATTAAACCATATTATAAACAAGACTTATCAAAACCATGTAAATATTGAGGATTTTTTTAGTGAGCTAGGTAATTCGCTAGCAATTAGAAGAGCTTTTCGACTTTGGCTATCTCAGAAATTAATAGAAGAAGATACTGATATCAAAAGGTTCATTAATAATGTCTTTGTCAGTGATATAACCCAGTTTTGGAAAGATGAGCTATTGGTTTCAGTGTTACTGTCAGAGTACTCGTTCGAGTTTTTTAAAATATACGAAAATGAGTTGATAGCAAATAATTTTTTTATTTTAAAACGTATTATATTTTTATTACAGGTTGCCTATAAAGACGTTGTATCTTTGCTACAGAATACTAGACCCAAAGGTAAAGGTTGGCAAGCAACTATTGATTTTATCTATAAGCATCAGCTTGATTTTTTTGAAAGTAATAGAAATAGAGTTCTACCGATCTTATTAGATTGGTGTCAAAGTAACCCTAGAGGAGAAACGACAAGGCTTGCTGGTTTACTTGCAGTTAGTATTCTAAAGAAGACAGAACAAGGAGAACATATATACTCTCGAAACGAAGATAATAATATTTATAAAGTTGTTTTTGCGTCATGCCGTGAAATAGAAGACGAAATAAAGGAAATCTTTGATAAAGTCATTGAGCATGTTTGGGTTGAGCATAATGATCCGTATCAAGACTTCTGTGTAACGATTCTAAATAAATGCTATTTAGCTATTCCGTTAATACAGCTATTACCAAAATCAGTCATTGAACTATGTGAAATATTCTGGATCGTAAAGAAAGATGATGATTTCTACCGTTCGTTGAAATATAACCCTGATATGGAAACGAGATATGGTATTAAAGATAGTCATGATTTTAAATATTACCCCGCAAGTGCTCACCAAACACCTATCTATTGGTTACTAAATACAAAAGACTACTCAAATGCAATCGATTTTATCATTCGTTTTACGAACTATGCCGTAGCAAATTATGCTCAATCAGAATTAGGTAGAGAAGATGTTGCCAAAGTTAAAATATACACTCAAGATAAAGAAATCTCACAATATCATAGTTTCGCATTATGGACGATGTATAGAGGTCACGGTAGCCCTGTAACACCTTATTTACTTCAATCTATACATATGGCATTAGAGAAATTCCTAATACAAATTTCAAATGATGAAAACATTGATGATTATATTGTTAGAGTACTATTACTGCGTATTTTAAATACAGCAGAGTCGACATCTATAACGGCCATTGTAGCTAGCATTGTATTAGCACATTTTAATACTTTTAATGATATAGCACTTATGCTTTTCAAAACTATTGACTTATTTCACACTGACACTATGCGATGTAGAACAGAGTATCGAGTGAAGTCAATTTCTAGTACGGGATATGGTTTTAACTTAGATTTAAAGAATATTCTTTATAGAGATGAGCGTCTCAAAACTTGTGAAGACAAGCATAGAAATTCGAATTTAGAGCACTTATGTCTGCACTATCAATTTTATGGCGTAAAAAGCTTTTCAGAAGGTCAAAACTCAGACTTTATTGAAAATATTCTTAAGATTATCGATCAACATAAATCTGAGTTGAGTGATGGAGATGAAACTACAGGTATATTGTTAGCAAGAATGGATAGACGTAATTTAGTACCTGAGGTAATCGAAGAGGAAGAACAAACCAAAGTTGCTTTTACACCAAAATTGACAGAAAAACAAAAAAGGATTAGTGAAACAGCACAAGTAGAATATAACGAAAGGTTTAAATATACTTCATTGGACTTGTGGTCAAATTCTAGCAACGATGAAGAGTATGAGAGTAGTAAAAAGTACAAGGGTAATGCTTTACTGGCTTTAAATGATACTAAAAGTTTATTAAAAGAGCTTGAAAGCACATCAGATGCAACTTTTATACAGCTCAATCGCAATATTGCTTTTCATAGTTGTTCAAAGCTAATTATTGAATATAGCCATCTCCTTCCAAAGTCCGACAAAGATTTATGTAAAAAAGTCATTGAAGCTGGTATTAAGAGACTGTTCTTGGATAATTATGGCTATCAAGTTGGCGATGGTATGGAAGCTTGTATACAGGTTTTACCCTATTTGATTGATGAGTATGCTGGAGATAGTGATGATCTAATCTTAATTTTAATAATGATAATGTTTGATAAACACTGGTTAGGAACATACAAAACAGTCTGTGAACATGCAATTGAAGCGGTTCATCAAAAAAACGTCTGGGAGAAAAATCCTGAAATTGCTTCAAATATATTTAATGGCTTCATTAGATTAAAACCAATATACGACGAAGCCTTAAAGGTTCTAGAAAGTAATAATGAACAATACAGTTTGGAATTGGATAAGAAGCAAGAGATACTTAAAAAATTCTTAGAATTATGCGAAGCAAAAAAAGTATTAGATGAGCCACTAGATAAAATTGTTATTGATGCAAGTCAGTTAAGTCTTTTTGGTATCGCTGATCTAGAGACAGTTTATTTATTACTCCCAAACGATACGACTAGTCAAAATCACTTAAATATTTTAGCTTCCACCTTACCTACTATTGTGGAGTTACTACTTAAAAACAGGCGAGATATTAATAATATCCATAATTTATATAAAATCAGACTAAATATCCTTGAAAAAATAAGTACTATTATTGTTCATCAAAAGAATAAAGATATTATAGATAGTCTATTACAGCCATTTTTAAGTTATTTGAAAAAGAGCGAAGAAACGGAACAGCTAATTGAGTGGTTTGTTCGAGCAGAAGATATTTTTTATCAGCCAGCAAGTTTTTGGCACATTTGGCGAGTATTTTATCCTGAGATAATTAAACTTTATCCTCAAACTAGCTACAATCGTGATTACGACAATTTAATTATTAACTATCTACTTGCTTGGGGAAGTTGGAAGCAGAATACAAAAGAATGGCGTAGCCTAAAAGAAAATAACTTATGGTTATATAGTAGTATATCTAAAGATTTAGGCTATCGCCCTTCGGTACTATATTCAATTGCAAGAGGACCATATTCAGTAGCTAGCAACTTCCAAGATCAAGGTATTGATTGGATTAGTAGTATCACTTCAAATAATTATGATTTAAAACTTGGAGACGTTGAATCTGATACTTTGTTTAATTTAGAGAATTATTTACGTCAATACCTATTTTTGAATCGTCAAAGAATTAAGCAGGATGTCAGATTAAAAACTAAAATAATCAACATTTTAGACTTTATGGTTGAGCGAGGTTCAGTTCATGGTTATTTATTGAGAGAGAGTGTTCTATGA